In Populus alba chromosome 1, ASM523922v2, whole genome shotgun sequence, a single window of DNA contains:
- the LOC118055217 gene encoding protein ECERIFERUM 26: protein MVSCREDPNLVYDIKLLSAAPGRLTGSDVIHELSGMDLAMKLSYLKGVYFFNSQACQGLTIMQIKGSMFYWLNDYYTVCGRFQRTEAGRPYMKCNDCGVRIVEARCSKTVDEWLETRDCSLDNLLIYHSPIGPELFFSPSLYMQVTKFKCGGMSLGISWAHIIGDVYSASECLNSWGQFLAGLKSYGPLKLTKSPTGLAHSRSPSVGTKEPVSLKRVDPVGDLWVTANNCQMETFSFHLSASQVSQLHSRIRGQSGIAKIPFFESLCAIMWQCIAKAKDGLEPKVVTLCKKDPSNPKDGILSNSQIISSVKADSSVVDADLKELATLLVDQATEENSQIEEAVEKDNGVFDYVVYGANLTLVDLEEANFYGLEWNGHKPEAVHYSIQGVGDEGAVMVLPWPKDSGTDGNIGRIVVVTLPENEVVKLRFELRKNGLILEDDYKAD, encoded by the exons ATGGTTTCTTGCAGGGAGGATCCAAATTTGGTCTATGACATTAAACTATTATCTGCTGCGCCGGGTCGTCTTACTGGTTCGGACGTGATTCACGAGCTCAGTGGCATGGACTTGGCCATGAAGCTTTCCTATCTAAAAGGTGTCTACTTTTTTAACAGCCAAGCATGCCAAGGATTGACCATCATGCAAATTAAGGGAAGCATGTTTTACTGGCTTAACGACTACTACACAGTTTGTGGCCGCTTCCAGCGAACGGAGGCCGGACGGCCATACATGAAATGTAATGACTGTGGTGTAAGGATTGTAGAGGCTCGGTGCAGCAAGACTGTCGATGAATGGCTAGAAACAAGGGATTGCTCTCTTGACAATCTTCTTATTTACCATTCACCTATCGGTCctgaattatttttctctccttCGCTTTACATGCAG GTAACCAAGTTCAAATGTGGAGGAATGTCCTTGGGCATAAGCTGGGCCCATATAATTGGAGATGTGTATTCAGCTTCAGAGTGCCTCAACTCCTGGGGCCAATTCCTGGCTGGTCTTAAGTCGTATGGGCCTTTGAAACTCACAAAATCACCCACTGGGCTTGCACATTCCAGGAGCCCATCTGTGGGTACCAAGGAACCCGTTTCTCTGAAACGGGTCGACCCGGTTGGTGACCTCTGGGTAACTGCCAATAACTGCCAAATGGAAACATTTTCATTCCATTTATCTGCTTCACAAGTATCTCAATTACACTCAAGAATCAGGGGTCAGAGTGGAATTGCCAAGATCCCGTTTTTCGAGTCGCTATGTGCTATAATGTGGCAATGCATAGCCAAAGCTAAAGATGGGCTCGAGCCTAAAGTTGTCACCCTCTGCAAGAAAGATCCCAGCAACCCTAAAGATGGGATTTTGAGCAACAGTCAAATTATAAGTTCAGTCAAGGCAGATTCCTCAGTTGTGGACGCAGATTTGAAAGAACTGGCCACGTTGCTGGTTGATCAAGCGACAGAGGAGAATAGCCAAATTGAAGAGGCGGTGGAAAAGGATAATGGAGTGTTTGATTACGTTGTGTACGGTGCAAATTTGACACTTGTGGATTTAGAAGAGGCTAATTTTTATGGACTGGAATGGAACGGACATAAACCAGAAGCTGTGCACTATAGCATCCAAGGTGTTGGAGATGAAGGAGCTGTTATGGTGCTTCCATGGCCGAAAGATTCAGGCACGGATGGCAACATTGGAAGGATCGTGGTGGTAACCCTGCCTGAAAATGAGGTGGTGAAGCTCAGATTTGAGCTGCGAAAAAATGGTCTGATTCTTGAAGATGACTACAAGGCTGATTAA
- the LOC118055218 gene encoding chaperone protein dnaJ 20, chloroplastic, giving the protein MRCYGLMIPGSEAARFYPSPLKPESSPILRFKPVTRIPIGSFKTKTTINAKITTELGQMTLYELLGIPETGTFPEIKQAYKQLARKYHPDVSPPGRVEEYTRRFIRVQEAYETLSDPRMKEIYDRDMARGLHLAFSARRRYPYQNDEEMEGRSEWKNCWQSQLSELKRRSMNKDAGGGSMSWAARMRRRREGLPEEL; this is encoded by the exons ATGCGTTGCTATGGATTAATGATCCCAGGAAGCGAAGCCGCTCGCTTCTATCCATCACCATTGAAGCCTGAGTCGAGCCCAATTCTACGGTTTAAACCCGTTACAAGAATCCCAATTGGGtcattcaaaaccaaaaccacaaTCAATGCAAAAATCACCACAGAATTGGGTCAGATGACCTTGTATGAGTTACTGGGCATACCCGAAACCGGGACATTTCCTGAGATAAAACAAGCGTACAAGCAATTGGCAAGAAAGTACCATCCAGATGTTTCACCTCCGGGTCGGGTCGAAGAGTATACTCGGAGGTTTATTCGGGTTCAAGAGGCTTATGAGACCTTATCGGATCCAAGAATGAAAGAGATTTATGATCGTGATATGGCTAGAGGTCTTCATTTAGCTTTCTCTGCTAGGAGACGTTATCCATATCAAAATGACGAg GAAATGGAAGGGAGAAGTGAATGGAAGAATTGCTGGCAGTCTCAGCTATCAGAGCTGAAGAGAAGAAGCATGAACAAGGATGCCGGCGGCGGCAGCATGTCATGGGCAGCTCGAATGAGGAGGCGCAGGGAAGGATTACCTGAAGAACTTTAG